One stretch of Deltaproteobacteria bacterium DNA includes these proteins:
- a CDS encoding alkaline phosphatase, translating to MPSSGQAAQTKIQAKNVILLIGDGMGPSQFGAAWIYSNRVLNRDLRMSELMKQWRTAYLMNDTADAIVTESAAAAGQIATGKRMTARAISMAADGNTPVRTIMEMVKEKKLATGLVTTSGITDATPAAFAAHVAHRSNEESVAEQELKFGVDVLMGGRKQFFLPESAGGKRKDGRNLLEEAEKAGYTVAGTAEELKAASTGKVLGLFNMGNMSFEIDRAATHEPSLAEMTRKTLQILSKNKSGFFAMIEGGRIDHAAHRNDAPATIRDTLAFDEAVGVAMDFVKKNPATLLIVTADHETGGMALIGHSKESKEYIGINLKYIEKATASFEVMVGKWGKKPTPEKIKEDVEQFLGIALTDDEAQTVADDTMKKLDPYNYNYDYTHSLGFVLRPYLRVGWGSQTHTASPLFLFGSGPGSGKIGGLLHNTEIFTLMKAALRLKSTRSEK from the coding sequence ATGCCGTCGAGCGGACAGGCCGCGCAGACAAAAATTCAGGCCAAAAACGTGATCCTCCTCATTGGCGACGGGATGGGCCCGAGCCAGTTCGGGGCGGCCTGGATCTACAGCAACCGGGTCCTCAACCGGGATCTACGCATGTCCGAACTGATGAAGCAGTGGCGGACCGCCTATCTCATGAACGATACGGCCGACGCGATCGTGACCGAGTCGGCCGCCGCCGCCGGCCAAATCGCCACAGGGAAACGCATGACCGCCCGCGCGATCAGTATGGCTGCCGACGGCAATACCCCCGTCAGGACGATCATGGAGATGGTCAAGGAAAAGAAGCTGGCGACGGGACTTGTCACCACTTCCGGAATCACTGATGCAACTCCGGCAGCCTTTGCCGCGCATGTGGCCCACCGTTCCAACGAGGAGTCGGTCGCGGAACAGGAACTGAAGTTCGGTGTTGATGTACTCATGGGAGGACGCAAACAGTTTTTCCTCCCCGAAAGCGCCGGCGGAAAGCGCAAGGACGGCCGCAATCTTCTGGAAGAGGCGGAAAAAGCGGGCTACACCGTCGCGGGAACGGCCGAGGAGTTGAAGGCGGCATCAACCGGCAAGGTGCTCGGTCTCTTCAACATGGGCAACATGAGCTTCGAAATAGACCGGGCCGCCACCCATGAGCCGAGTCTGGCCGAGATGACCCGCAAGACGCTGCAGATCCTCTCCAAAAACAAGAGCGGCTTCTTCGCAATGATCGAGGGTGGCAGGATTGACCATGCGGCGCACCGCAATGACGCCCCCGCCACGATCCGCGACACCCTGGCCTTCGACGAGGCGGTCGGCGTGGCCATGGACTTCGTCAAAAAGAACCCCGCCACCCTGCTGATCGTTACGGCGGATCATGAGACCGGCGGCATGGCCCTGATCGGTCACAGCAAGGAAAGCAAGGAGTATATCGGCATCAACCTGAAGTACATTGAAAAGGCGACGGCCTCCTTCGAGGTGATGGTCGGGAAATGGGGCAAGAAGCCAACACCGGAGAAGATCAAGGAGGACGTCGAGCAATTCCTGGGCATCGCCCTGACCGATGACGAGGCCCAGACGGTGGCCGACGACACCATGAAGAAGCTGGATCCGTACAACTACAATTACGACTATACGCACTCGCTGGGCTTTGTGCTTCGGCCCTACCTGCGGGTGGGCTGGGGCAGCCAGACCCATACCGCTTCGCCGCTCTTCCTGTTCGGGAGCGGGCCGGGTTCCGGGAAGATCGGCGGGTTGCTGCACAACACAGAGATATTTACGCTGATGAAGGCTGCGCTCCGGTTGAAGTCAACCCGTTCGGAAAAGTGA
- a CDS encoding branched-chain amino acid ABC transporter substrate-binding protein, producing MRKKSLILLAIGISLTLCSVPVAAKDTVKVAFISPLTGGVSAIGVGGRNSAELAVRLKNADPKAKYKYELLVLDDECKPNIGVQVATKAAADKQIIAAATHYCSVVALACVDVYHKFGLPVVVWGAVHPDITYGHNHKEIFRVNGTMINQNDLAAKFVASLGYKTWALLHDTTDYGKGMKDYFSKYLTAAGGKIVGVYGVNADQQDFTAELTQIKQSNPDVIWFGGLTPLGVRIRLQMARLGNESQFQSCSGIISDAYIEGTGKLGEGTLAFREGEPVEHLPGGKWFMAEYGKAGYKEAPDAFGPFAFSAMNLVLEAIEKVGPNRKAVTEYLRKVKDHQAIIGAVTFDDHGQNINPSITRYVVQDGKWVPWQESLYASGKRQLKRLP from the coding sequence ATGCGGAAAAAAAGTCTCATCCTGTTGGCTATTGGAATTTCTTTGACGTTGTGTAGTGTCCCTGTCGCGGCGAAGGACACGGTGAAAGTGGCGTTCATCAGCCCTCTGACCGGCGGCGTGTCGGCCATCGGCGTGGGCGGCAGGAACTCGGCCGAGCTTGCGGTTCGACTCAAGAACGCCGACCCGAAGGCCAAGTACAAGTATGAGCTTCTGGTCCTGGACGACGAATGCAAACCCAACATCGGCGTGCAGGTCGCCACCAAGGCTGCGGCAGACAAGCAGATCATCGCCGCCGCCACGCACTACTGCTCCGTGGTGGCCCTGGCCTGCGTGGACGTATACCATAAATTCGGCCTGCCGGTGGTCGTATGGGGCGCGGTGCATCCGGACATCACCTACGGGCACAATCACAAGGAGATCTTCCGGGTCAACGGCACCATGATCAACCAGAACGACCTGGCCGCCAAGTTCGTGGCATCTCTGGGGTACAAGACCTGGGCGCTGCTCCATGACACGACCGACTACGGCAAGGGCATGAAGGACTACTTTTCGAAGTACCTGACGGCGGCCGGGGGTAAGATCGTGGGGGTCTACGGAGTCAACGCAGATCAGCAGGACTTCACGGCCGAACTCACCCAGATCAAGCAGAGCAACCCGGACGTGATCTGGTTCGGCGGGTTGACCCCGCTGGGGGTGCGCATCCGGCTGCAGATGGCCCGACTGGGAAATGAATCGCAGTTCCAGAGCTGCTCGGGCATCATCTCCGACGCCTACATCGAAGGGACCGGCAAACTGGGCGAGGGGACCCTGGCGTTCCGCGAGGGCGAGCCGGTAGAGCACCTGCCGGGAGGCAAGTGGTTCATGGCCGAATACGGGAAAGCCGGCTACAAGGAGGCCCCCGATGCCTTCGGCCCCTTCGCATTTTCAGCTATGAACCTGGTCCTGGAGGCCATCGAGAAGGTCGGCCCGAACCGGAAGGCAGTCACGGAATACCTGAGAAAGGTCAAGGACCACCAGGCCATCATCGGCGCGGTTACCTTCGACGACCACGGCCAGAACATCAACCCCTCCATCACCCGCTACGTGGTCCAGGACGGCAAGTGGGTGCCCTGGCAGGAGTCCCTGTACGCCTCGGGCAAGCGGCAACTCAAGAGGCTGCCGTAG
- a CDS encoding branched-chain amino acid ABC transporter permease — protein MDLSFIGQLVVNGLMLGLIYALVAVGFTLFFGVLDVIKFSHGDVVTCGVFTAFAAFLGLQALGIESKPLMLVIIGALSMAAMALLGMVIAKVLVLPLKGAPPLNVLLITLMLGTVLRESIRLFFPDGANPKRFPALLPDWSLSWGHFSLRFDNTVLLVAGLLLIVAVQLAIRHTRLGMAIRAVSQDEETARVMGINFNLVVFITFAIGSALAAFAGVVSGLYYNEITFNMGLMLGAIGFSAAAVGGFGNLYGAIIGGFLFALLQTVGAAVLPFASAYKDVFAFGVVILIMAIKPTGLLGEKETQRV, from the coding sequence ATGGATCTATCCTTCATCGGCCAGCTTGTGGTCAACGGTTTGATGCTGGGGCTCATCTACGCCCTGGTTGCCGTAGGCTTCACCCTCTTTTTCGGCGTCCTGGACGTGATCAAGTTTTCTCACGGAGACGTGGTCACCTGCGGGGTATTCACCGCCTTCGCCGCCTTCCTGGGTCTGCAGGCCCTGGGCATTGAATCGAAGCCCCTGATGCTGGTCATCATCGGAGCCCTGAGCATGGCCGCCATGGCGCTCTTGGGCATGGTCATCGCCAAGGTCCTGGTGCTTCCCCTGAAGGGCGCGCCGCCGCTGAACGTCCTGCTCATCACCCTGATGCTGGGCACGGTACTCCGCGAGTCCATCCGGCTCTTCTTCCCCGACGGCGCGAACCCGAAGCGGTTCCCGGCCCTGCTGCCGGACTGGAGCCTGTCCTGGGGGCACTTTTCCCTCCGCTTCGATAACACGGTCCTGCTGGTCGCGGGGCTGCTCCTGATCGTGGCCGTGCAGCTCGCAATCCGGCACACCAGGCTGGGGATGGCAATTAGGGCCGTGAGCCAGGACGAGGAAACGGCCAGGGTGATGGGTATCAACTTCAACTTGGTGGTGTTCATCACCTTCGCCATCGGCTCGGCCCTGGCCGCGTTCGCCGGGGTGGTCTCCGGGCTCTACTACAACGAAATTACCTTCAACATGGGGCTTATGCTCGGGGCCATCGGGTTCAGCGCCGCGGCGGTGGGGGGATTTGGCAATCTCTACGGCGCCATCATCGGCGGGTTCCTGTTCGCCCTCCTGCAGACCGTCGGCGCGGCGGTCCTCCCCTTTGCCAGCGCCTACAAGGACGTTTTCGCCTTCGGGGTCGTCATCCTCATCATGGCCATAAAGCCCACCGGGCTTCTGGGCGAGAAGGAAACCCAGCGGGTATAG
- a CDS encoding branched-chain amino acid ABC transporter permease — MNQQAPTPISFHPSLAAVLISAAFAALVLGSESQALVFGLLAGGGAGTLLAHRLGWLDRVGSSAAAWPRAFGMAIVAATVAVCLGFHDDAFVLFLVATVMVYMLACFGLNIQFGFVGVVNFAGASFLGVGCYTAAILTKHTAMPHLLVLLAGGLAAALVGSMLLVPVLKTRGHYAALVTIAFALLFKVFLEVNDVLGGPQGLKSGGFKLLGWEFNRDIALGSSSGSFYLSYLALILTLVVLGFVLARRLEESWLGLKLDAVRLDEVSSACFGLAIPRWKILAFTIGNFYCGVAGAFLATLLGYIAPANFAFGDSLILISIIILGGLGSLWGTVVATAIVIILPEKFQILQEYRFLLYASLVIVILLFRPQGLLPRRVRRFELLRRGGGHE; from the coding sequence ATGAACCAGCAGGCACCTACCCCGATTTCCTTCCACCCATCGCTTGCGGCGGTTCTGATCAGCGCGGCCTTCGCCGCCCTCGTCTTGGGGAGCGAATCACAAGCCCTGGTGTTCGGTCTGCTGGCGGGGGGGGGCGCGGGAACCCTCCTGGCGCACCGTCTGGGGTGGCTAGACCGGGTGGGCAGTAGCGCCGCTGCCTGGCCGCGTGCCTTCGGCATGGCAATCGTGGCCGCCACGGTTGCCGTCTGCCTCGGTTTTCACGACGACGCCTTCGTGCTTTTCCTCGTCGCCACGGTCATGGTCTACATGCTGGCTTGCTTCGGGCTGAACATCCAGTTCGGCTTCGTGGGCGTGGTCAATTTCGCCGGGGCCTCCTTCCTGGGGGTGGGCTGCTACACCGCTGCCATCCTGACCAAGCACACGGCCATGCCCCACCTCCTGGTCCTGCTGGCCGGGGGGCTGGCCGCGGCCCTGGTGGGGAGCATGCTCCTGGTGCCGGTGCTCAAGACCCGGGGCCATTACGCGGCCCTGGTGACGATCGCCTTCGCCCTCCTCTTCAAGGTCTTCCTGGAGGTAAACGACGTCCTGGGCGGGCCACAGGGGCTCAAAAGCGGCGGGTTCAAGCTCCTGGGCTGGGAATTCAACCGCGACATCGCCCTCGGCTCCTCTTCAGGCTCCTTTTACCTGAGCTACCTCGCCCTGATCCTGACGCTGGTCGTGCTGGGATTTGTCCTGGCCCGGAGGCTCGAGGAATCCTGGCTCGGGCTCAAACTCGACGCGGTACGCCTGGACGAGGTGAGCAGCGCCTGTTTCGGCCTCGCCATCCCCCGCTGGAAGATCCTGGCCTTCACGATCGGCAACTTTTACTGCGGCGTGGCTGGCGCGTTTTTAGCCACCCTCCTGGGCTACATTGCACCAGCGAACTTTGCCTTCGGCGACTCGCTCATCCTGATCTCCATCATCATCCTGGGTGGCCTGGGGTCTCTGTGGGGCACGGTGGTGGCCACGGCCATCGTCATCATCCTGCCCGAGAAGTTTCAGATTCTCCAGGAGTACCGCTTCTTGCTCTACGCATCCCTGGTCATCGTCATTCTCCTGTTCAGGCCCCAGGGGCTCCTGCCCCGCCGGGTGCGCCGGTTCGAACTGCTTAGGCGGGGGGGCGGCCATGAGTGA
- a CDS encoding ABC transporter ATP-binding protein: MSEPLLTTAALCRMFGGLTALCNLDMAVERNAILGLIGPNGSGKTTFFNVITGIYPVTSGKVSFEDRDVTNFSPQAVYRAGIARTFQRSRLWLPLSIFDNVILGDRRHIHDGLVDNLFRRRRLKAQFEEGLERTRELLAIFDPGLADNPFEPVANLPMISRRRIEICRALISGPKLLLLDEPSAGMTHEETFSLVDDILEIKQRVEDLTIIIIEHEMSVIERITHRCVVLNFGQKICEGTYEEVTADPQVQQAYLGVD, from the coding sequence ATGAGTGAACCTCTGCTCACCACCGCAGCGCTATGCCGGATGTTCGGGGGCCTCACGGCCCTGTGCAATCTGGACATGGCGGTGGAACGCAACGCTATCCTGGGGCTCATCGGACCCAACGGTTCGGGAAAGACCACCTTCTTCAACGTCATCACCGGGATCTATCCGGTCACGTCGGGCAAGGTGAGCTTCGAGGACCGCGACGTAACCAACTTCTCCCCCCAGGCCGTGTACCGGGCGGGCATCGCGCGCACCTTCCAGCGCTCGCGGCTCTGGCTGCCCCTGTCCATCTTCGACAACGTCATCCTGGGGGACCGCAGGCACATCCACGACGGGCTTGTGGACAACCTCTTCCGCCGTCGGCGCCTCAAGGCCCAGTTCGAAGAGGGCCTGGAGCGGACCCGCGAGCTCCTCGCCATCTTCGACCCGGGCCTCGCTGATAATCCGTTCGAGCCCGTGGCCAACCTCCCCATGATCTCCCGGCGGAGGATCGAGATCTGCCGCGCCCTCATCTCCGGCCCCAAGCTCCTCCTTTTGGACGAACCCTCGGCAGGCATGACCCACGAGGAAACCTTCAGCCTGGTGGACGATATCCTGGAGATCAAGCAGCGGGTGGAGGATCTGACCATTATCATCATCGAACACGAGATGTCCGTGATCGAGCGGATTACCCACCGCTGCGTGGTGCTCAACTTTGGACAGAAGATCTGCGAGGGCACCTATGAGGAGGTGACGGCAGATCCGCAGGTCCAACAGGCATACCTGGGGGTGGACTGA
- a CDS encoding ABC transporter ATP-binding protein, with protein sequence MAANALTVERLYTAYDHVDVLEDLTLEVAEGSVTCLLGSNGSGKTTLIRSILGLTRPRAGRITFFGRDITDLPTHRIVRAGLASIPEGRKVFPAMTVAENLRLGAYQERDRGEIERRLERVCELFPALRLRMGQTAGTMSGGEQAMVSIGRGLMGAPKLLVLDEPSLGLSPLLVKENFRIVQRLNQEGITIFLVEQNVRQTLAVSTYGYVLSKGRVAARGPAQELSENLEFRQAYFG encoded by the coding sequence ATGGCTGCAAACGCGCTCACGGTGGAAAGACTCTACACAGCCTACGACCACGTGGACGTCCTGGAGGACCTCACGCTCGAGGTCGCCGAGGGATCGGTTACCTGTCTTCTGGGTTCCAATGGTTCGGGCAAGACCACCCTGATCCGTTCAATCCTCGGGCTCACCCGTCCCCGCGCGGGCCGCATCACCTTCTTCGGCCGGGACATCACTGACCTGCCCACCCACCGCATCGTCCGCGCGGGCCTCGCCAGCATCCCGGAAGGTCGGAAAGTCTTTCCGGCCATGACCGTAGCGGAGAACCTGCGGCTCGGTGCCTACCAGGAACGGGACCGCGGCGAGATCGAACGGCGGCTGGAGCGGGTCTGCGAACTCTTCCCGGCCCTGCGCCTCCGGATGGGCCAGACCGCGGGCACCATGAGCGGCGGCGAGCAGGCCATGGTCTCCATCGGCCGTGGACTCATGGGGGCGCCTAAGCTCCTTGTGCTCGATGAGCCCTCCCTGGGCCTCTCCCCCCTCCTGGTCAAGGAAAACTTCCGTATCGTCCAGCGCCTGAACCAGGAGGGAATCACCATCTTCCTGGTGGAGCAGAACGTCCGTCAGACCCTGGCCGTCTCCACCTACGGCTACGTCCTTTCCAAGGGACGGGTGGCGGCCCGGGGCCCCGCGCAGGAGTTAAGCGAGAACCTAGAATTCCGCCAGGCCTATTTCGGCTAA
- a CDS encoding M20 family metallopeptidase, translating into MTKFPEPPDPVDLTRSLIELDTMDPPGNESVAADFLGGILAAAGLRVAYHTLADGRRGLVATLPGKGDRPALCFCGHLDTVPAGGAAWQGHPLEARFSQGKIIGRGASDMKSGLAAMTTAILRLAAVPRRQADVVAIFTAGEETGSEGASRMVTDGVLPSPAGALILGEPSGNVPFLGHKGTLWLQCRVRGKSAHGSMPDQGKNAVIAAARAILALEGLLDEVAADPRLGRPTLNVGTFNGGTKINMVPDLAEFTVDMRTVPGLSHEWLYRRVCDRLGPALEILKLLDLPPVLTDENEPWIREVLQLLEAADFPARPGYVNYFTDASTLAPGLGNPPVLILGPGEATQAHQTDEWCRVDDIHRAAEIYLHIARAWCRV; encoded by the coding sequence ATGACAAAGTTTCCCGAACCCCCGGACCCCGTTGACCTGACCCGCTCGCTCATCGAACTGGACACCATGGATCCGCCCGGCAACGAGTCGGTCGCGGCGGACTTTCTGGGTGGAATCCTCGCCGCCGCCGGCCTGCGGGTCGCCTATCATACCCTGGCCGACGGCCGCAGGGGCCTCGTGGCCACACTGCCGGGCAAAGGAGACAGGCCGGCCCTGTGTTTTTGCGGCCATCTGGACACGGTACCCGCAGGCGGGGCAGCCTGGCAGGGCCATCCCCTGGAGGCGCGCTTCAGCCAGGGCAAGATCATCGGCCGGGGCGCGAGCGACATGAAGAGCGGCTTGGCCGCTATGACGACTGCCATCCTGCGCCTCGCCGCCGTCCCCCGGCGGCAGGCCGACGTGGTTGCGATCTTCACCGCCGGGGAGGAAACGGGCAGCGAAGGTGCGAGCCGAATGGTCACCGATGGCGTGCTGCCGTCACCGGCAGGGGCGCTGATTCTGGGCGAGCCGTCGGGGAATGTCCCGTTCCTCGGACACAAAGGCACCCTGTGGCTCCAGTGCCGCGTCCGGGGCAAGTCGGCCCACGGATCCATGCCCGATCAGGGCAAGAACGCCGTCATCGCAGCGGCCCGCGCCATCCTCGCCCTGGAGGGCCTGCTGGACGAGGTCGCCGCCGACCCCCGCCTGGGCCGGCCCACCCTCAACGTGGGCACCTTCAACGGGGGCACCAAAATCAACATGGTCCCCGACCTGGCGGAATTCACCGTGGATATGCGCACCGTGCCGGGCCTGTCGCACGAATGGCTCTACCGGCGGGTCTGCGACCGGCTCGGCCCCGCGCTGGAGATCCTGAAGCTGCTCGACCTTCCCCCGGTCCTCACCGACGAGAACGAGCCCTGGATCCGGGAGGTGCTGCAACTGCTCGAAGCGGCAGACTTCCCCGCCCGGCCGGGGTATGTCAACTACTTCACCGACGCCTCGACACTCGCCCCGGGACTTGGAAACCCTCCCGTCCTCATCCTGGGGCCGGGCGAAGCCACCCAGGCGCACCAGACCGACGAATGGTGCCGGGTGGACGACATCCACCGGGCAGCCGAGATCTATCTGCACATCGCCCGGGCCTGGTGCCGGGTGTAA
- a CDS encoding HD domain-containing protein, which translates to MVAAVESRDPYTAGHQIRSADLARAMAIEMGLSQERIDGIRMAGTIHDIGKLSVPAEILSKPTKLSELEFAPIKEHVQKRFEMLKDVESPWPLAEIVYQHHERMDGSGYPRSLKGMKF; encoded by the coding sequence GTGGTGGCGGCCGTTGAATCAAGAGATCCCTATACCGCTGGTCATCAAATCCGTTCGGCAGATCTCGCCCGCGCAATGGCCATAGAAATGGGACTATCCCAGGAGAGAATTGACGGCATCCGCATGGCGGGGACCATACATGACATCGGGAAATTATCCGTCCCAGCGGAAATATTATCCAAACCGACAAAACTGTCTGAACTTGAATTTGCCCCTATTAAAGAACATGTCCAAAAACGATTCGAGATGCTGAAGGATGTAGAATCGCCCTGGCCGCTGGCTGAGATTGTCTACCAGCACCATGAGCGGATGGACGGTTCCGGCTATCCAAGGAGCCTGAAGGGGATGAAATTCTGA
- a CDS encoding acyl-CoA/acyl-ACP dehydrogenase, which yields MFEFNEEQKLIKKSIYKFAKKELAPRASHWDTSEEFPWDCVKKMAEIGLTGLRLPSAYGGAGADRITFGIALEEVARFDQSCAIILCACNITGRVLLQASEKIKDTFLTDIVKGRSIVAFGATEPESGSDIRAARTVARVEGDFYVVSGEKSMITFAGVAQGFIVLVKTEGEGGRGISCIFIEADRPGIEIKLLQGFGWKATKWGNVAFNEVKVPIANLIGEKNSALSMLKNTVQEQRALTGLIALGTAREALEEAIKYAKIRNVFGKPLGKFEGIQFRLADDFTSLEAAKLVCYRALSLIEKGADEASVWAAMGNLIGGETAYKVVNNAMDVFGGMGYSKELPFERYLRDVKAIQIANATLKMEIGQGLLGKEFLPYA from the coding sequence ATGTTTGAATTTAATGAAGAACAAAAATTAATTAAGAAGAGCATTTATAAGTTTGCTAAAAAAGAATTAGCTCCCCGGGCTTCTCATTGGGACACCTCTGAAGAGTTTCCATGGGATTGTGTAAAGAAGATGGCAGAAATTGGGCTAACGGGCTTACGGCTGCCATCGGCTTATGGTGGAGCAGGAGCCGACCGGATAACCTTTGGCATAGCCTTGGAAGAAGTTGCCAGATTTGACCAGAGCTGCGCCATCATCCTTTGCGCCTGTAACATTACTGGGAGAGTACTTTTACAGGCATCGGAAAAAATTAAAGATACCTTCTTGACCGATATCGTAAAAGGCAGGAGTATTGTAGCGTTTGGTGCCACGGAGCCAGAGAGTGGCTCAGACATCAGAGCAGCAAGAACCGTTGCACGGGTAGAGGGCGATTTTTATGTAGTGAGCGGGGAGAAGTCAATGATCACCTTTGCCGGAGTTGCCCAAGGGTTTATCGTCCTTGTAAAAACAGAGGGGGAGGGAGGAAGAGGTATCAGTTGCATCTTTATAGAGGCTGACAGACCGGGAATAGAAATCAAACTACTTCAGGGTTTTGGCTGGAAAGCCACAAAATGGGGAAACGTTGCTTTTAACGAGGTGAAAGTTCCAATCGCGAATCTCATCGGAGAAAAAAATAGTGCCCTATCTATGTTGAAAAACACAGTACAGGAACAGAGGGCTTTAACAGGTCTCATCGCTTTGGGCACCGCCAGAGAAGCCTTGGAAGAAGCTATAAAATATGCGAAGATACGCAATGTGTTCGGGAAGCCTCTAGGGAAGTTCGAGGGAATCCAATTTAGACTGGCGGATGATTTTACTTCGCTTGAAGCTGCAAAACTTGTATGCTATCGGGCACTCTCTTTGATTGAGAAAGGCGCTGATGAAGCTTCGGTTTGGGCGGCGATGGGCAACTTAATCGGAGGAGAAACCGCTTATAAAGTAGTTAACAATGCAATGGATGTATTCGGAGGAATGGGGTATTCGAAGGAGCTCCCATTTGAGCGCTATCTCAGGGATGTGAAAGCAATACAAATTGCTAATGCCACCCTAAAAATGGAAATAGGTCAAGGACTTTTAGGGAAAGAATTCCTTCCTTACGCATGA
- a CDS encoding ketoacid-CoA transferase yields the protein MADYTDNEMMAISAGRLIKNGDIVFAGTGVSILAATAAKRIYAPKAVIFFETGGIDPSLEEIPMAVADLRVMSGTCLNSGLIDAFSIAGHRKLNTIAFLGAAQIDIYGNLNTTSLGNYMRPKIRFSGSGGACDVASIASGVITFMQHERRRFVEKLDYLTSVGWYKGGDSRSKLGLVRGGATAVVTNLGVMKFDEETKKMYLAAYYPGISKERIIENTGFDIDVYQASESPAPSREELRILREEVDPQKLIL from the coding sequence ATGGCAGATTATACCGATAACGAAATGATGGCCATCAGTGCAGGGAGGCTAATCAAAAACGGCGATATTGTCTTTGCCGGCACCGGCGTTTCGATACTTGCGGCAACTGCGGCAAAAAGAATCTACGCGCCGAAGGCCGTTATTTTTTTTGAGACCGGCGGGATTGACCCCTCTTTGGAAGAGATACCCATGGCCGTTGCTGATCTCAGGGTTATGAGCGGGACCTGTCTCAATTCCGGACTCATTGATGCATTTTCCATTGCAGGCCACAGAAAGCTCAACACAATAGCCTTTCTTGGCGCTGCCCAGATTGATATATATGGAAATCTTAATACCACCTCTCTGGGCAATTACATGAGGCCAAAAATACGTTTTTCCGGAAGCGGCGGTGCCTGCGATGTCGCTTCTATTGCATCGGGTGTTATTACCTTTATGCAGCATGAGAGAAGACGGTTTGTCGAGAAACTTGATTATCTTACCAGCGTCGGGTGGTACAAGGGAGGAGACAGCCGCAGCAAGCTCGGCCTTGTCCGGGGAGGGGCAACCGCAGTTGTGACCAATCTCGGGGTAATGAAATTCGACGAGGAGACAAAAAAGATGTATCTTGCCGCATACTATCCCGGCATTTCTAAAGAAAGGATCATTGAAAATACGGGCTTTGATATTGACGTCTACCAGGCCAGTGAGTCCCCTGCTCCCTCCCGGGAAGAATTGAGGATATTAAGAGAAGAAGTGGACCCTCAGAAATTGATTCTTTAA
- a CDS encoding CoA transferase subunit A has translation MSMYPEINDKLMTLKEAVSRFIKDGSQIAIGGFTVTRNPMAVIYEIVRQKIKDIHLVCHSHGQGLDVLIGAGSVKRLEIAYGGNGRYAPTCIRFKKAIQGGEIEFEDYSNYQMSLRFLAGAIGIPFISTKSGLGSDILNYQGFSEEVRKERKVARKKYVTIQNPFNDIDDKVVLLPALSPDVALIHAQYVGDDGTVRIKGLTFADLEQAKSADTVIVTCEEIVPRSFIRLDPDQNSLPPFLVDAIVKVPHGAHPTACFSFYDYDPIHLNLYKKIAGDDALFRAYLNEWVYGVNSHEEYLEKIGTTQMQKIKANSVLGYAAGLDRK, from the coding sequence ATGAGTATGTACCCAGAGATAAACGATAAACTTATGACCCTTAAAGAGGCTGTGTCACGGTTTATCAAGGACGGCAGCCAGATCGCTATAGGCGGATTTACCGTGACACGGAACCCGATGGCAGTAATATACGAAATCGTGCGGCAGAAGATTAAAGACATCCATCTTGTCTGTCACTCACACGGTCAGGGGCTTGATGTTCTCATAGGCGCCGGTTCAGTCAAGAGGCTCGAAATCGCCTATGGCGGGAATGGCAGATACGCCCCCACCTGTATTCGTTTTAAAAAGGCCATCCAGGGTGGGGAGATAGAATTCGAAGATTATTCAAACTACCAGATGAGTCTGAGATTTCTTGCAGGCGCGATAGGCATCCCTTTTATATCGACAAAATCAGGCCTTGGCTCCGATATCCTGAACTACCAAGGGTTTTCTGAAGAAGTGCGGAAAGAAAGAAAGGTTGCGCGAAAAAAGTACGTTACCATTCAGAACCCTTTCAATGATATTGACGACAAGGTCGTGCTTCTCCCTGCCTTATCTCCTGATGTGGCGCTTATTCATGCCCAGTATGTGGGTGATGACGGCACGGTACGCATCAAAGGGCTAACCTTTGCCGATCTGGAACAGGCAAAATCAGCAGATACGGTCATCGTTACCTGCGAAGAGATTGTTCCCCGCTCCTTTATCCGCCTTGATCCTGATCAGAATTCACTCCCCCCCTTCCTTGTAGACGCCATCGTAAAGGTACCCCACGGAGCACACCCTACAGCATGTTTTTCCTTTTATGACTATGATCCCATACATCTCAACCTCTATAAAAAGATTGCCGGCGATGATGCCCTGTTCAGGGCATATCTCAATGAATGGGTCTATGGTGTCAATTCACACGAAGAGTATCTTGAAAAGATCGGCACGACACAGATGCAAAAGATAAAAGCAAACTCCGTGCTTGGTTACGCAGCCGGCCTTGACAGGAAATGA